The following nucleotide sequence is from Salvia miltiorrhiza cultivar Shanhuang (shh) chromosome 7, IMPLAD_Smil_shh, whole genome shotgun sequence.
tgaagtctgaACCACATATGTATATTGAATTATTCCGAACAAAcgacataaaattcatacaaattGTTCAAACTTCTAAACAGGTTTATGATTATTCGGGCATGTGTTTGGGACAAATTTGGCTCTTATGCGATACTTTTCAAACCATACAaacatatataaaaagaaaaaacatggGTGCATATATGAAATTTATTTGTAGAGTTCGATGATCCAAGTGTTGAAAACACAACAGAGTTTTCGAAGTTGTTTGAAACCAGAAGCTTCTGCCAAGGCTTGAAATTCCGCTTCTGTCCTCTCCTTTCCACCTGGGAAGTAATTTTGCATCATCAAGTCCATCGCAAAATCTGTCATCGCTGATTGGTCCATATTTGGGCTTAATTCCGAAAGAATGGACTCTACGATTATCACTTTTCCCTTGTCTGGAAGGGCTTCCTTGCAATTTTTCAGGACTTTCAAACAATCTGCATCGCTCCAATTATGCAAAATCCACTATACAAAATTCCAAACAAATGAAACTAATCAAACTTTTGAGATTTCGATCAAATTCCTCATTTCACAATTACACAATGTTGCATTCATGAAATACTAATAGTAATAGTCACTTATATATGCATGCCCAAATACATTTTGATCGTTGGATGTTCACGATCAATTTTATTCatacttttctttttgagatGGTCCATGTTTGTTTATCTGGAAAATAATGTTAATTGGGAATGTTATTTGTAGAAAAATGATTCCATGGAAAATGAATccaaataaattctttttcctGTGTTTGGAAATACCAAAAATAATTCTTAGGATCcgactaaaaaaaataatttttaggaTTCTGAAATCTGAATTTGTATCATTAAATATATgcaattaatcaatatataagagaattaaattataatttaatatgcataaaaattttctctaatcaatttatttagtaacAACAACGTACAttattaatgttaattatagcattcatataataataataataataataataataataataataataataataataataataataataataataataataattcacaaTGCAAAATACAAGAATcctataataattaaattactaCTTGCTTAAAAtaagtttttaattaataataataataataatgacataAAGTATGGTTCATAATTCTAATAATTAAATCATTTCCTTCTTAtaagttattaattaattaatttcttaattaattaattaattaataataataataataataaatcacaatgcaaaatacaagaatcctaaaaatcaggaaaaagaatacctaaGAAAAGTTAGGAAATAAGAATCCTGAAAAGTTGCAATACTTTTCTTGTTTTCAGGATTGTTTTTACTTTCCTTGATTGAtgaaaatttaaccaaacacaaaaatttaatatttttgaatcaGATTACTTTCCTAGGACAGAATCCATGTTAAACAAACGAGGCCTTTGTGTTTTGTGGAGTATTGTCGACACATTCTGTACAATATCGTGTTTCGGACGAAACAATACTTTCAACTTCGTTCATAattaacaaaagaaaaagaaaaaagatgatTCTTATTTGATCAATCGCACACTAAATATACCTTGATGAAAATAGCATCTCCTTTGGGCACGCTAACAAACATATCTCCACTAACGTGCTCCACCCCTATACGAATATTAATTTGCCATGGCATATGTTTAGAGgaaaattcattatttattaacTGGAAAATTTATTTCTAAGTTTGTGGCAGAACATAATAACAGTCAAATAACCCCAATTTGAATATTGTTTATaaatactagcatttgcatcccgtgcaatgtaCGGggaatatttttatattttaatatttatataaaattgatactataattcaattattatatttataaatataataaaaatttaattttaacataatatatttgagttggatattgaaaataataaaaagaaatagaGAAGAATCACTATAAAAATATggatattatgaaaaataaaaaaaagtttaaaaatgaaaatcaaaatataaataaaaaagaattgataaatagatttattcaaaaaaagatgagagatgagagataattttttaaaattttagtatttaatcaaatataatttttacattttaaatcaaattttatactcCGTATaacatatattaaattaaagctttttatcgtgatctttaatttgatatgcattaATCGTGTTATGTATGAACTATAAGAGACTGCTCATAAACTATGGCTCTATGAGTATTTTttgcaaatatatattttcattaagtataaactattaataataatttaaaacttaTTAGATACATATTTATCAATCTCAAATATGACATTTGTGTTAAACGCAAATTTATTTATACTAATCtctattaatataatttaatataacgtagtaatatatagtatatattatGTTGAAATTTGAATTCATAAATTGCCACTcgaattaatttcaaattaatttaaaattaatttgaaattgaaaactgtcttttctttttaatatagtatagatatagattaccTGGATGAGATGGAGCATGTTGGATGACGTGGGGCAAATCAAAATTGATGGCCTTGATAGATGGATATTTGGATAGGATGATCTTAAGTGAAGATCCAATTCCGCCACCAACATCCACTAAGGATTTCACTCCCTCAAATCCTTTGTACATTTCAAGAATCTCATTCATGAACATGTTGGAATGTCCCGACATAGCTTCatcgaatattttattaaatctcggaTCTATAGTAGAGTATTCGAATACACTCATTCCATGGGCTCTGTGAAATGGGTTTCCTCCTTCCACAATAGCATCTTTTAGATGATACCTATATATAATCAAACCAATTATGTAAGTCATCAACTTATGACGAGCATAcgtgtaatcgaatcgaattataatattatcatgtttaatttatttattattcaattaaattgAACTTCGAACTTTGTTTATTAAATATTTCAAGGTTAGTGGCCG
It contains:
- the LOC130993304 gene encoding caffeic acid 3-O-methyltransferase 1-like, which codes for MKRSSESRMAMQLIGDCVVPRALATAIQLDLLEIMKKAGSGVFLSPPQLAALIPATNPEAHLMIDRILRLLAAANILECKRPDSDGDRFYSLAPVCKFFTKNEDGVSMAPLLLLSQDKVFTETWYHLKDAIVEGGNPFHRAHGMSVFEYSTIDPRFNKIFDEAMSGHSNMFMNEILEMYKGFEGVKSLVDVGGGIGSSLKIILSKYPSIKAINFDLPHVIQHAPSHPGVEHVSGDMFVSVPKGDAIFIKWILHNWSDADCLKVLKNCKEALPDKGKVIIVESILSELSPNMDQSAMTDFAMDLMMQNYFPGGKERTEAEFQALAEASGFKQLRKLCCVFNTWIIELYK